Below is a window of Osmia bicornis bicornis chromosome 8, iOsmBic2.1, whole genome shotgun sequence DNA.
GGTACTGTAAAGGTCGTTAAGAAAATCAACCACCTCCATGGGGGTGCTTTGCGCACAAAGGGCCGTAAAACCAACGATGTCGCTAAAGTAAATTGTCACGCATTCAAACTGTTCTGGTTGTACCAGTTCCCCGGCCATTAGCTGACACGCCACTTGCCTGAGAAAGGACAATGATGGTGTTTGGTTAAACAGTGCTGATAGGTTTATGGCACGATAATTGGGATATTTCTCAGGTATGTTCCATTGAAATACCAGGTGCACGAGAATGGTCGTTGAAGGCACTTCGGGGTCCTtcaataatgaaaaatatccaATTAACACCCTGCatattaaattgttaattaccTTGGAAGTACTTGATACAGAAGTTCTTCGCTTCGTCGTTTCTCTAAACTCAATTGTTCTGTTTTTTCCTCGACCAGAGCTTCCAAATTGTTTGCATATTGTTCCATTCGTCTTAACAAGTCATCCATTAAATTTTCACAGTAACCTCtgtaatattgtaaaataatgttgCTCCTCAATTAGGCatcaattttgttttttcattgTGATATAAAAGCTCACTTCATAATGCCACGTATCGTTCCACGAATCGTATGAAAAGTTGGTCGCTCCTCCTGTATCTCGTTCCAGCATCTCTCCATCAAGGATAAAATATCTGGTGGACAGTCCTTCGGCATTACTTCCGGTCTAAACGGTGGTATTTCGGATGCTGCAACTCTGTTTACAATCTATATGTAAAACGAGTAGACAATTAATAAATCTTTTAATGATAAACGATTTTAAGTGTACAGAATTCTTATTATACTTCTTGGGAAGACACGAATGCCTTAACAGTTTCGTATGGACCTCCTCGAACAACAATCTCCTCTAAAATAATCGCAAAACTATAAACATCCCCTTTCTGAGTAGCCACGCTTCCTGGCGTCACAGTTAATGGTAAAAGTTCTGGCGCGATCCACAGTAATTCTGTCagagaataattataaacaaataattcttaattaaCGAGCTCTTAACTCCCCATAGGCGAACTGATTTTTACATACTagtataataattatcatCCATAATCAAGTCTGAAGGGGTCGTAAGAGTTTTCAGACCGAAGTCTGAGATCTTTAGAACGAAACGACCATCGATCAAACAATTGCAGGAGCGAAGCTTTCCATGGGCTGAAACTTCACTGGCATGGAGATAAGACATTCCCTATAAAAGTACAAAGAATTCATATCTATCCTCCTTATCGTCCTTTTAGAATCATAAAGCagtattaatgaaaatatgagAAGAATGATcaaagatattaaataaaagaaatttatatttaaaatgaaatgaacgTGTAGCTGAAGCTCTGCACCTGCTCTACCTTGACGATGTCGTGAATCAAAGACATTCGAAAATTCCAATCCAGTTTTATAGCATCATTCTCAAGCACATCCTTCAAGGATCCTCGCGGACAGTACTCTGTCAGGATCAAGACCGTCGGCGAAGGAGAACAGAGACAAGCACCGATAAACCTGGAAGTtccaaatatttcattcaCCAAAAAACttactttataaatttatataccTGACAGTATTTTCAGAAGTAACATCTCGAACTTGTTTAATCTCCCACAGAAGCTTCTTCGTGACGTCGACCACTTTCTTCTTGGTGATTTTCTTAATTGCCACCCTTTCACCTTTATAAATTCCAACGGTAGTGAACACCGTGGTCGGTGGTAGAGATTCATAACTAAACTGTGATCCTCGACGAATACGTTGTTCCAATCCAAAAttctattgaaattaattctcTTCGTGTTAACCCTTCTAGGTGAATACATAGATTACTTACGTTCACGTCGGATATAGCCTGATGTAAATTAATCTTCGAAGAGACGGGTCTCCCTATTTCAAGAAGTAGCTCTTCCGGTCTGATTCTCCAAGACATGTTGTTCAGATCAGCTGATAATCTCAAGTGTCTACAAAAGAGAGGAATAAGTTTACGCGAATATCTTCTCCCTTCAGATGTCTCAAAGTATAACTACCGATACAGCACGCATGTTGCGGTAACAGCAACGAGTAAAAACACGGCAAGTGTCAGGCTGGTGTAAGCGACAAACGTGTACGCTTCCGTTCTGGAAGTGCAAGCAGGATCGTTTTCCAAGAAACCGCATTCTGGAACATCCGCGGGTGGACCTTCTCTACCTCCAGGCCAATGAATCTTCTTACCAGAGACTGGACTATATTCTCGGTTCAATCCCAGGTAATGAGCGACCACCTCGAACCTGTGAATTTCAAGATAATTATTTCTGTATAGCGTTCTCATCAGGCGATCGATTGAAACAAACGTATCTAATTGCGCTCGCTTCACGTGTCTGGAAGGAAATCAAGGGGAATCTCATAAGTTATCCAACCGAATTCCATCACCTCAGTTGCCCTCAGAATGGAGCTTGATTAGCATTGCAAACGGATCAACGAATGGCTAGCTTAATTGCTGCTGACCTTCCCGTGATGGGATCCAAATCCAAGATACTGTAATCCGCGTCACGGTCTCCATTGTCGTCGATCCTCACGTGTCCTGTAATACCAATGAAGTCTCGATCCCACATTCTCCTGGTTATAGATATACCGTCTCTGATGTCTCCTCCTTGCGACAGAGTTTCGTTCAAAGCTATCCCCAACAAATATACGCCATCATAGAAGGCTCCTATGAAGAAGTTCACCTGTAAAGTAGGATATTAATTAGACACCTttgtgttttttatttttatcatacaGAATCTATGGATTACTTCCTCTCCTTCCGAGAACGAGTAACTGTAGTCTGTTAAAGCTCTTTGACGAACAGTCTCAGCGAAATCCTGGAATCTTGGACTTGTAGGTTGCAAAAGAGACACTCTTAAAAGAGCCTCGTACGCTTTCCTGGCGACAGCGTCATCCTCGTCGCCGAGCTCCCAATCGTGATCACCCCAATAGGAACCCTAATTTGAATGACGATTAATTATCTGAAAGAGTAGGGTGGGTCGTTTGATTTACCTGAAATATTTCCACGTCAAGGAACGCCCAGTCACCCTTAGTCATCCCTAGATCATGAGCAGCCAGCATAAACTTCCTGACAAGGGTACCTCGGACGCTGAGGATCACCACTGTGGACACGAGTGACGATGATACACTTCCCCTTGTCTAAGAGAAGCTTGCTTACCTCTGGCATACATGCTGGCATCGcgcaaataaaattgataaggTTCGTCTTCCGAGTTACCATCCAGTTCTCTGACAAACTTTAGCAATCCCTCTTTACGTAATCCGTACTCCAAGTTTTTACCAACTGTCCATGAGAATAAATCAGATCTGTCCAATAGCAGCGCCACGTGGGACCATCCGAATTCTTTGAATATGCTGGAGAACACCAGTCGAAGACGGCATTGGCAATAAGACATTCTAGTTAAAGTTGGATACTTGCTTTTGTCCTTGAAAATTCCCTTGGAAAGGATATAAAGTCGTGAGAATGGGTGTCTTCTTTAGATGCACCTTAACGAGCAGGCTGGCTAATTAAAAACGCTAATAGGGTCGTAAATACGAGGATAAAGGATCAGGCTTCTCGTGTTCATGCACGCGATAATTAAGCAAATAACAAGATTTTATCTTATTACCGAGCTCTCGTTCTTCCATTTATTGATTCTTCCAAGGATACCTGATGTTACGGATAGTTCACCTTCCGACGGTGGCTTagttattaaacaaaaaaaaggtaagaattatcgaaaaaattcttgCGTCATTGTGTttagttaaagaaaaatttttttccagTCTGACCGGAAATGGCCGAAGAAGGGTTGGCTCTAGAGCGAATCTCGCTCTAGTTCACTTTACCTTGTTGATCAGTGTCATTAACTGGAAGGGTTAAGATAGAAGAAGCATACTTGATCACCCATTCCTGTGATTATAGGAGTGTTCCAGTAAGCCGCGAGTCTTGCAACAGGTTCAAGGGCGAAGGCGCAAGCTGGACCGATGAAAGCGATCACGTTATCCCGGAAGTGCATGTCGGCTGCTAAACCGGGTGCTGCGGCTCCGCTGCAGGATGGATAGctaaaaatatatgaaacatTACTAAACCTCTGTACAAGTATTAATcttaaataaatgtataaaagaaaagagcGACTCTTTTTATATTCCTTTCCCTTAAATTAGAAGGGGTAAAATCACGGAAAAGAGCATTTATTATCGATTGAAATTCTTGTAAAAGGCAGCCAATGTCAGAGACAAGAACAAACGACCGGGTTGATGTATCGGAAGGATATGAAAGGATGATCTATATCAACGCTCCTTCATCAATATTTACCGCTAACTGCTTCCTTTTCCAAGGAATGCAATCTTTCAGTATCATGtagattctttttttcgtCTATACGATCCTTTTATCGGCGTAAAAATAAAAGGGAGTTCACGACAATACTTATAAGAATCAGAAAAGAACAAAGGATAAACAAGTTGGTGGGATGGTCACGTTTCAAAGTGTCTATACACCTTGTGATCAAATTACTCGGACAAGAAAATGAACGATCGAAACGGCTTAAGGAAATCTGCAGATACTGTGGATGAATATTCACGAGGAAGTCGAGATTGAATCGATGGATAATTGTGTCGTTTCAAGTGTAAATAACGCGGAATAATGATAGATTAATCGTGTAGGTGAATGGGCAATGATTGAATACTGATCGTTGCCAGGGAAATTATCGTTTACGATTTTTGCCGTTCTCTTCTTTCGTTAACGAATTGGAACGTAATTACACCTGTTATTTTACCTCCTCTGGG
It encodes the following:
- the LOC114879921 gene encoding atrial natriuretic peptide receptor 1, coding for MESSSCKQVFSISRKLLIAAVVYQTLCFISVSPENYEYSPRVYNVGVLMASHLNSPFDLERCGPAVDLALAEVNDFLSVHNVQLRKVQGSYPSCSGAAAPGLAADMHFRDNVIAFIGPACAFALEPVARLAAYWNTPIITGMGDQPPSEGELSVTSGILGRINKWKNESSGIFKDKSKYPTLTRMSYCQCRLRLVFSSIFKEFGWSHVALLLDRSDLFSWTVGKNLEYGLRKEGLLKFVRELDGNSEDEPYQFYLRDASMYARVVILSVRGTLVRKFMLAAHDLGMTKGDWAFLDVEIFQGSYWGDHDWELGDEDDAVARKAYEALLRVSLLQPTSPRFQDFAETVRQRALTDYSYSFSEGEEVNFFIGAFYDGVYLLGIALNETLSQGGDIRDGISITRRMWDRDFIGITGHVRIDDNGDRDADYSILDLDPITGRFEVVAHYLGLNREYSPVSGKKIHWPGGREGPPADVPECGFLENDPACTSRTEAYTFVAYTSLTLAVFLLVAVTATCVLYRHLRLSADLNNMSWRIRPEELLLEIGRPVSSKINLHQAISDVNNFGLEQRIRRGSQFSYESLPPTTVFTTVGIYKGERVAIKKITKKKVVDVTKKLLWEIKQVRDVTSENTVRFIGACLCSPSPTVLILTEYCPRGSLKDVLENDAIKLDWNFRMSLIHDIVKGMSYLHASEVSAHGKLRSCNCLIDGRFVLKISDFGLKTLTTPSDLIMDDNYYTKLLWIAPELLPLTVTPGSVATQKGDVYSFAIILEEIVVRGGPYETVKAFVSSQEIVNRVAASEIPPFRPEVMPKDCPPDILSLMERCWNEIQEERPTFHTIRGTIRGIMKGYCENLMDDLLRRMEQYANNLEALVEEKTEQLSLEKRRSEELLYQVLPRQVACQLMAGELVQPEQFECVTIYFSDIVGFTALCAQSTPMEVVDFLNDLYSTFDRIIEFYDVYKVETIGDAYMVVSGLPERNGDEHAREIGLMALAILDSVRSFTIMHKQNTQLSVRIGVHSGPVCAGVVGQKMPHYCLFGDTVNTASRMESSGLPLCIHVSEATKCILDKFGTFDLELRGEVELKGKGKVTSYWLKGCSEPDPRPPSPKYRKHSVSTPENNLNPLIFPPNNINGPKTNNNTFINLSELQ